In Juglans regia cultivar Chandler chromosome 13, Walnut 2.0, whole genome shotgun sequence, the DNA window GATCACTTGAGATAGCCCAAGTTCCACGCCAAACTGGACTGCAATGAGGGCTCCATAGGCTTCTGCAAGTGCTGGATCAGGGAAGAGGTGCTTCTTGGTTCTCTTTGATGCAATGGTATGTCCTGCATTGTCCCTAGCAACCACTCCCACTCCAATAAAACCTTCTATCTTGTCTACTGCACTGTCCCAGTTCACTTTGATCCAGTTTGTTGGAGGGGCTTGCCAAGTCTCGACTGAGTTGCAAGGCTGCACACTGACTTGCCATGATCTTTCCTCATTTAGCATTTCCATTGTCCTTCTTGCATCCTTGACAATAGCATTCGGGTGAGCAAAGGAGCCATCAAAGATAAATCTGTTCCTTCTCCACCATATCATCTTTGCAACCACAGCAAATTCTTGGAGGAGTTTGCAGTCCATAGTCCGAAATAAGGTTTCAAAGATTTGGATCATGGATGTGTAAGGAAGGTAGCATTTCTGTAATCTCTTAGAACACTGGCCCCACACATCTTTTGCTGCCTCACATCTCCATAATGCATGAACTGTGTCTTCTTCCTCCAGCTTACAAATGGGGCAAAGTGAAGCCTcgactattttctttttaaaaaggttTGATTGAGTTGGAAGGGCCTCTAAACAGGATCTCCATAGGAAGACTTTAACTCCAGGTTGCACCTTTAACTGCCATAACTGTTGCCATACTGCTTTGAACGATGAACTGGTTGAGGCTTGACATGACGCATGTAGGCTTCTTTCAAGTTCCTTGTGGTAGGCACTCCTTACTGAAAAATTCCATTCTTTAGTACCTTGTCAAACTAATTTGTCTCTGCTGTTGAGTGAGCTGATTGGAGTTTGGAGGATGACACTAGCTTCTCTGGCATTGAATATCTGCTGCACTAGGTTTCTATCCCATTGCTTCGTGACTGGATCAATCAAGTTTGACACTATTGCATTTTCTTCCAGCACACTAACATTACTATGAGCCTTACCTGGATTTGTATGTAAAATCCACTTGTCCCTCCAAAATTTCACTTGGTTCCCATTCCCTATTCTCCAGTATGAACCTTCCTCCATCAAGGGTCTAGCTGCCATGAAGCTTCTCCATACATAGGATGGTTTTGATCCAAGTTTGGCTTCTAGGAAAGTGGCAGTTGGGAAATACTTAGCCTTCATCACCCTAGCAGCAAGAGACTCTGGATTTTGGACCAACCTCCAGCATTGCTTGGCCAGCAATGCTTTGTTGAAAGCCTCGAAATCTCTAAATCCCAGCCCCCCTTCAGACTTAgcttttccaattttttttccaagacacCCAATGGGTTCTATGCTCATTATTTTGCTGCCCCCACCAGAAGTTACTAATGacactatttatatttttgagcaAAGATTTGGGAAATTTGAAAACTGTCATAGTGTAAGTAGGTAAGGCCTGAATGACAGCTTTGataaataccatctttccagCTTGAGACAGCAGTTTAACTCTGTGGTTGCTAAGTCTTGATCTGATATTGTCCACTATACCTTTAAAGGTCTGAGATTTGAGTCTGCCAACCACTGAGGGCAGTCCCAGATACCTCTCATAAGTCATGCCATGTCTAACCCCTGCTGTCATATATGTTGAACGGATGGGCAGATTGTAGAACATAATCGTCCGTAAATCCGCCATAATTTTCATGccatagataatatatatataaatatatatatatatatatatatatctaaccaAAATCGATAGATATGTAAATATTGTTGGTTTTTCAtcttagaaataattaaaatatttgatgtaaagtgaaaataatgtgaaccattaccATTGTTTAATATATCAGTTCGGTTATCTAGATTTTGTGTCTTGgtacttgaaccaatgtatgcCTTTTAGGGATACGAGCCTTAACcgcttcccaaccaaacaaagggttgtgtcctttagtgaattagaaacattttcaatgtattctc includes these proteins:
- the LOC109013579 gene encoding uncharacterized protein LOC109013579, with protein sequence MDCKLLQEFAVVAKMIWWRRNRFIFDGSFAHPNAIVKDARRTMEMLNEERSWQVSVQPCNSVETWQAPPTNWIKVNWDSAVDKIEGFIGVGVVARDNAGHTIASKRTKKHLFPDPALAEAYGALIAVQFGVELGLSQVIIEGDSLQVINSLKREEEGCNSASMFIEEAKHLLNSFAKWEVSHVRRNGNYIVHLLAKNALSIYDHVVTLEVLPTCIQVV